A window from Pseudomonas sp. MRSN 12121 encodes these proteins:
- a CDS encoding AhpA/YtjB family protein, with protein sequence MNRPTPVKTDNFFLLIFRALRHRRVPIALRIASHNVILVALALVIYACVMGLQFKQAMHEQADALGQSLTTQTATSATELLVSNDILSLNVLLNNLTKNPLVAHAAIYSVDNRILAEAGQRPKSSLLGETEGVYQTKITFQDVTAGNLRISLDMEQFQQPMTISLQSMGILSAILLALALALSLRLGRHISTPLLQLRVWLRDIDEHTPATQRQDEIGDLARQLHTSFAPEKIEPEPEPEAEIDDTDYDDTEDAEPSFEVRNLRDPSFDESAPVAGLKAAPRHVVHAEEDQDDEDPFADLRDSSSATAAQPLAKPVAPAQPQHSAVLAVQLGAQDQLRRLPRARLTELLERYRDCLDQAASLYQSELHTLNDGSTLMLFHSEDSGDDYLTNAICCGELLRALGHALQIEVADSGITLQLQLGLTLGEELFGLSQIDLLLTETAQDALALSQHSRNLLLVERKISDDVLIRQRARIRPIASPEGACCVERLMEPYPSMLERQLARMHESRAKL encoded by the coding sequence GTGAACCGGCCCACGCCAGTTAAAACCGATAACTTCTTCCTGCTGATCTTCCGTGCACTGCGTCACCGCCGTGTACCGATTGCATTGCGCATCGCCAGCCATAACGTGATCCTGGTCGCCCTGGCCCTGGTGATCTATGCCTGCGTGATGGGGCTGCAATTCAAGCAGGCCATGCACGAGCAAGCCGACGCCCTGGGTCAGAGCCTGACCACCCAGACCGCGACCTCGGCCACCGAGTTGCTGGTGTCCAACGACATCCTCAGCCTCAACGTGCTGCTGAACAACCTGACCAAGAACCCGCTGGTGGCCCACGCGGCGATCTACAGCGTGGACAACCGCATCCTCGCCGAAGCCGGCCAGCGTCCGAAAAGCAGCCTGCTGGGCGAAACCGAAGGCGTCTACCAGACCAAGATCACCTTCCAGGACGTGACCGCCGGCAACCTGCGCATCAGCCTGGACATGGAACAATTCCAGCAGCCGATGACCATCAGCCTGCAGAGCATGGGCATTCTCAGTGCCATCCTGCTGGCCCTGGCCCTGGCGTTGAGCCTGCGCCTGGGGCGGCATATCTCCACGCCGCTGCTGCAACTGCGGGTCTGGCTGCGGGATATCGACGAGCACACCCCGGCCACCCAGCGCCAGGACGAGATCGGCGACCTGGCGCGCCAGCTGCACACCAGCTTCGCGCCGGAGAAGATCGAACCGGAGCCCGAGCCGGAAGCGGAAATCGACGACACCGACTACGACGATACCGAGGACGCGGAACCGAGCTTCGAAGTACGCAACCTGCGTGATCCAAGCTTCGATGAAAGCGCTCCCGTCGCCGGCCTCAAGGCCGCGCCGCGGCATGTGGTCCACGCCGAGGAGGATCAGGACGACGAAGATCCGTTCGCCGATCTTCGCGACAGCTCCTCCGCGACCGCCGCCCAGCCCCTGGCCAAACCGGTGGCGCCGGCTCAGCCGCAGCACAGCGCCGTACTGGCCGTGCAACTGGGCGCCCAGGACCAACTGCGCCGCCTGCCCCGTGCCCGCCTGACGGAATTGCTGGAACGTTATCGCGATTGCCTCGACCAGGCCGCCTCGCTCTACCAGAGCGAACTGCACACCCTGAACGATGGCAGCACACTGATGCTGTTCCACAGCGAAGACAGCGGCGACGACTACCTGACCAACGCCATCTGCTGCGGCGAGCTGTTGCGCGCCCTGGGCCACGCCCTGCAGATCGAAGTGGCCGACAGCGGCATCACCCTGCAATTGCAACTGGGCCTGACCCTGGGCGAAGAACTGTTCGGCCTGAGCCAGATCGACCTGCTGCTGACCGAGACCGCCCAGGATGCCCTGGCGCTGTCCCAGCACAGCCGCAACCTGCTGCTGGTCGAACGCAAGATCAGCGACGACGTCCTGATCCGCCAGCGCGCGCGCATTCGTCCGATTGCCAGCCCCGAAGGCGCCTGCTGCGTCGAACGCCTGATGGAGCCCTATCCATCGATGCTGGAACGGCAACTGGCGCGGATGCACGAGAGCCGGGCCAAGCTCTGA
- the serB gene encoding phosphoserine phosphatase SerB — MREIVLINITGEDRPGLTAAITGVLAQGGVNILDIGQAVIHDTLSFGILVEIPESEQGSSVLKDILFTAYELDQQVRFTPVSEEDYQQWVGGQGKKRHIVTLLTRKVTAEQLQRVSSITAKYGLNIDHIDRLSGRMPLDTPADKGKGCIEFSVRGEAADPQALRAEFLSVAQELNVDIAFQEDSLFRRNRRLAVFDMDSTLIEAEVIDELAKAAGVGGRVAAITERAMAGELDFRASFKERLALLQGLDVEVLDSIGATLRLTEGAETLFAELKRLGYKTAILSGGFTYFAKQLQAKLGIDYVFANELEVVDGKVTGVAVEPIVDAQRKADLLRELAAREGLRLEQTIAVGDGANDLPMLAIAGLGVAFRAKPLVKQSAKQAISTLGLDGVLYLLGFRDRDGQL, encoded by the coding sequence TTGCGCGAAATCGTCTTGATAAACATCACCGGTGAAGACCGTCCGGGTCTTACCGCGGCCATTACCGGCGTCCTGGCCCAGGGTGGTGTGAACATTCTCGACATCGGTCAGGCGGTGATTCACGACACTCTGTCGTTCGGCATCCTGGTTGAAATTCCGGAAAGCGAGCAAGGCTCGTCGGTGCTCAAGGATATTCTGTTCACCGCCTATGAGCTGGACCAGCAGGTCCGTTTCACGCCGGTTTCCGAAGAGGACTACCAGCAGTGGGTCGGCGGCCAGGGCAAGAAGCGCCATATCGTCACCTTGCTGACCCGCAAGGTCACTGCCGAGCAATTGCAGCGCGTCAGCTCGATCACCGCCAAGTACGGCTTGAACATCGATCACATCGACCGCCTCTCCGGGCGCATGCCGCTGGATACCCCGGCCGACAAGGGCAAGGGCTGCATCGAGTTTTCCGTGCGTGGCGAAGCGGCCGATCCGCAGGCGCTGCGCGCCGAGTTCCTGAGCGTCGCGCAGGAGCTGAACGTCGATATCGCCTTCCAGGAAGACTCGCTGTTCCGCCGCAACCGCCGCCTGGCGGTATTCGACATGGACTCGACCCTGATCGAGGCGGAGGTCATCGACGAGCTGGCCAAGGCGGCGGGCGTAGGCGGTCGGGTGGCGGCAATCACCGAGCGGGCCATGGCGGGCGAACTGGATTTCCGCGCCAGCTTCAAGGAGCGCCTGGCCTTGCTCCAGGGCCTGGATGTCGAGGTGCTGGATTCCATCGGCGCAACGCTGCGCCTGACCGAAGGGGCCGAGACCCTGTTCGCCGAACTCAAGCGCCTGGGCTACAAGACCGCCATTCTGTCGGGCGGCTTCACCTACTTCGCCAAGCAATTGCAGGCCAAGTTGGGGATCGACTACGTATTCGCCAATGAGCTGGAAGTGGTCGACGGCAAGGTGACCGGTGTCGCGGTCGAGCCGATCGTTGATGCCCAGCGCAAGGCCGATCTGTTGCGTGAACTGGCGGCTAGGGAAGGCCTGCGTCTGGAGCAGACCATTGCCGTGGGCGATGGCGCCAACGACCTGCCGATGCTGGCGATTGCCGGCCTGGGTGTGGCTTTCCGTGCCAAGCCGCTGGTCAAGCAGTCGGCCAAGCAGGCGATTTCCACCCTGGGGCTGGACGGCGTGCTTTACCTGCTGGGTTTCCGCGACCGCGACGGGCAACTCTGA
- the asd gene encoding archaetidylserine decarboxylase (Phosphatidylserine decarboxylase is synthesized as a single chain precursor. Generation of the pyruvoyl active site from a Ser is coupled to cleavage of a Gly-Ser bond between the larger (beta) and smaller (alpha chains). It is an integral membrane protein.) — MKKRLFILSQYLLPHHLLSRLAGCIAECRVRWFKNAFTAWFAKRYQVDMSQALVEDLTAYEHFNAFFTRALKDGARPLDQTPGAILSPADGAISQLGPIEHGRVFQAKGHSFSVLELLGGDSALAAPFMGGDFATVYLSPKDYHRVHMPLAGTLREMVYVPGRIFSVNQTTAENVPELFARNERVVCVFDTERGPMAVVLVGAMIVASIETVWAGLVTPPKRELKTVRYDEAARAPIHLEKGAELGRFKLGSTAIVLFGPDQVQWAESLGAGSPVQMGQGLGLAKA, encoded by the coding sequence ATGAAAAAGCGTTTGTTTATCCTCAGCCAGTACCTGCTGCCCCACCACCTGCTGTCGCGCCTGGCCGGCTGCATCGCCGAGTGCCGCGTGCGCTGGTTCAAGAATGCCTTCACCGCCTGGTTCGCCAAGCGTTATCAGGTGGATATGTCGCAGGCACTGGTGGAGGACCTGACCGCCTACGAGCACTTCAACGCCTTCTTCACCCGCGCCCTGAAAGACGGCGCCCGTCCGCTGGACCAGACCCCGGGTGCGATCCTCAGCCCCGCCGATGGCGCGATCAGCCAACTCGGCCCGATCGAGCATGGCCGGGTATTCCAGGCCAAGGGCCACAGCTTCAGCGTGCTTGAGCTGCTGGGTGGCGACTCGGCGCTGGCCGCCCCCTTCATGGGCGGCGACTTCGCCACTGTCTACCTGTCGCCGAAGGACTACCACCGGGTGCACATGCCGTTGGCCGGCACCTTGCGGGAAATGGTCTACGTGCCAGGACGCATCTTCTCGGTCAACCAGACCACCGCGGAAAACGTACCCGAGCTGTTCGCCCGTAACGAACGCGTAGTGTGCGTATTCGATACCGAGCGTGGCCCGATGGCCGTAGTCCTGGTGGGCGCCATGATCGTGGCCTCGATCGAAACCGTCTGGGCCGGGCTGGTGACGCCGCCGAAGCGCGAACTCAAGACCGTGCGCTACGACGAAGCGGCCCGCGCGCCGATCCACCTGGAGAAAGGCGCCGAGCTGGGACGCTTCAAGCTGGGCTCCACCGCGATCGTGCTGTTCGGTCCGGACCAGGTGCAGTGGGCCGAAAGCCTGGGTGCCGGCTCGCCGGTGCAGATGGGCCAAGGCCTGGGCCTGGCCAAGGCCTGA
- the rhdA gene encoding thiosulfate sulfurtransferase: MPDFSGLPLVIEPSDLLPRLDARELILVDLTSAARYAEGHIPGAHFVDPKRTQLGQAPAPGLMPPQAALEALFGELGHNPEAVYVVYDDEGGGWAGRFIWLLDVIGHSRYHYLDGGLPAWLADGLPVSSEVPAAVGGPVALTLHDEPTATREYLQSRLGAADLAIWDARGPLEYSGEKVLAAKGGHIPGAINFEWTAGMDQARSLRIRRDMPQILERLGISKDKEVITHCQTHHRSGFTYLVAKALGYPRVKGYAGSWGEWGNHPDTPVEI, from the coding sequence ATGCCTGACTTCTCTGGCTTGCCGCTGGTGATCGAGCCGAGCGACTTGCTCCCTCGCCTCGACGCCCGCGAACTGATTCTGGTGGATCTGACCAGCGCCGCCCGCTATGCCGAAGGGCATATTCCCGGCGCGCATTTCGTTGATCCCAAGCGTACTCAGCTGGGTCAGGCGCCAGCGCCCGGGCTGATGCCACCGCAAGCGGCGCTCGAAGCGCTGTTCGGCGAGCTCGGGCACAACCCGGAGGCGGTCTATGTGGTCTACGACGACGAAGGCGGTGGCTGGGCCGGGCGCTTCATCTGGCTGCTGGATGTGATCGGCCACTCCCGCTATCACTACCTGGATGGCGGGCTGCCCGCCTGGCTGGCCGACGGCCTGCCAGTGTCGAGCGAGGTGCCGGCCGCCGTGGGCGGCCCCGTCGCCCTGACCCTGCACGACGAGCCGACCGCCACCCGGGAATACCTGCAAAGCCGTCTGGGTGCCGCCGACCTGGCGATCTGGGATGCCCGCGGCCCGCTGGAGTATTCAGGTGAGAAAGTCCTCGCCGCCAAGGGTGGGCATATTCCCGGCGCGATCAACTTCGAGTGGACGGCGGGCATGGATCAGGCACGCAGCCTGCGGATCCGCCGCGACATGCCGCAGATTCTCGAGCGACTTGGCATCAGCAAAGACAAAGAAGTGATTACCCATTGCCAGACTCACCACCGCTCTGGCTTCACCTACCTGGTGGCCAAGGCCCTCGGTTATCCGCGAGTCAAGGGCTACGCCGGTTCCTGGGGCGAATGGGGCAACCACCCCGATACGCCCGTAGAGATTTAA
- a CDS encoding HDOD domain-containing protein yields MSNETTVPTTIPNSLEAWIKRLDSVRLPVPQASHDRVCRAIRDNRSSLRDIADLMQDSPALALSVIREANLHTHGSMGEPAENLEIALNRLGLKRTEELIDRLPAQPEEQIPVGLRQLQMISQHATQQANGFFAGRLARLWQDIHWGSLLFLSPLWPMALAYPKLLEEWQRRVVHQAEPARQVEQELFGVSLLRLCQALVDIWHLPIWVQQGYRLLIDEQDHLAKALHIARDNAHPLHQQQCLDADPALQRWLNQPANSVLLANALALSAQESWTGAHCLRWQYLTSLYLQLPMDDVQQQLHQQAAQSARQHSMADLWHPAEALLWPWGSDREHSGELPAPGPTAEDLAKWRKQCSELLVEPSRFSNAMHLTTQACNALVACGMRRVMLLMVDRTRTQLRVHQLAGLPAQAASLSLEISQSSVLQRLLDAPAQVRLTPANTAQFSARLPDSLRSLFRGEHLLLRSVPSNGRVIMLIVADQGGQPFSEISVQAFGKTAQCIEKALHSFTNRSR; encoded by the coding sequence ATGTCTAATGAAACGACAGTCCCAACGACTATTCCCAACTCCCTCGAAGCCTGGATAAAGCGGCTCGACTCAGTCCGCTTGCCAGTGCCGCAGGCCAGCCACGACCGGGTCTGCCGGGCCATCCGGGACAACCGCAGTTCCTTGCGCGATATCGCCGATTTGATGCAGGACAGCCCCGCGCTGGCCCTGAGCGTGATCCGCGAAGCCAATCTCCATACCCATGGCAGCATGGGCGAGCCGGCGGAAAATCTGGAGATTGCCCTCAATCGCCTCGGGCTCAAGCGCACCGAAGAGCTGATCGACCGCCTGCCGGCCCAGCCCGAGGAGCAGATCCCCGTCGGGCTGCGTCAATTGCAAATGATCAGCCAGCATGCGACCCAACAGGCCAATGGTTTTTTCGCCGGGCGCCTGGCCCGGCTCTGGCAGGACATCCACTGGGGCAGCCTGTTGTTTCTCTCGCCGCTGTGGCCCATGGCGCTGGCCTATCCGAAGCTGCTCGAAGAATGGCAACGGCGCGTCGTCCACCAGGCCGAGCCGGCCCGGCAGGTCGAGCAGGAATTGTTCGGCGTCAGCCTGCTCCGGCTGTGCCAGGCGCTGGTGGACATCTGGCATCTGCCGATCTGGGTCCAGCAAGGCTACCGCCTGCTGATCGACGAGCAGGATCACCTGGCCAAAGCCCTGCATATCGCCCGCGACAACGCCCATCCGCTGCACCAGCAGCAATGCCTGGATGCCGATCCGGCCCTGCAACGCTGGCTGAACCAACCGGCCAACAGCGTCTTGCTGGCCAATGCCCTGGCCCTCTCGGCGCAAGAATCCTGGACCGGCGCGCACTGCCTGCGCTGGCAATACCTCACCAGCCTGTACCTGCAACTGCCGATGGACGACGTGCAGCAACAGTTGCACCAGCAAGCCGCGCAGAGCGCGCGACAGCACAGCATGGCCGACCTGTGGCATCCGGCCGAGGCACTGCTCTGGCCCTGGGGCAGCGATCGCGAGCACAGCGGTGAACTTCCAGCTCCCGGCCCGACCGCCGAAGACCTGGCCAAATGGCGCAAGCAGTGCAGCGAATTGCTGGTCGAGCCCAGCCGCTTCAGCAATGCCATGCATCTGACTACCCAGGCCTGCAATGCCCTGGTGGCCTGCGGCATGCGTCGGGTGATGCTGCTGATGGTCGATCGCACGCGAACCCAGTTGCGGGTGCATCAGCTCGCCGGGCTCCCCGCGCAAGCCGCCAGCCTGTCGCTGGAGATCAGTCAGAGCAGCGTGCTGCAACGCTTGCTCGACGCTCCGGCGCAAGTGCGCCTGACACCTGCCAACACTGCGCAGTTTTCCGCCCGCCTGCCCGACAGCCTGCGCAGCCTGTTCCGCGGCGAACACCTGCTGCTGCGTTCGGTCCCGAGCAATGGCCGGGTGATCATGCTGATTGTCGCCGACCAGGGTGGCCAACCCTTCTCGGAGATCTCCGTACAGGCTTTCGGCAAGACCGCGCAGTGCATCGAAAAGGCCCTGCACAGCTTTACCAACCGCAGCCGCTGA
- the motA gene encoding flagellar motor stator protein MotA, giving the protein MAKIIGIIVVFASVLGGYVLSHGKIAALIQPFEVMIIGGAALGAFLQANPGYMTMHVLKKSLGMFGSRFSQTFYLEVLGLIYEILNKSRREGMMAIEGDIEDAAASPIFAKYPAVLKDERMTAFICDYLRIMSSGNMAPHELEGLFDMELFSLKEDLEHPSHAVNGIADGMPGFGIVAAVLGIVVTMASLGDGDQKSIGLHVGAALVGTFFGILAAYGFFGPLAHSLAHDAKEELNVYEAIKASLVASASGMPPSLAVEFGRKVLYPAHRPSFAELEQAVRGR; this is encoded by the coding sequence ATGGCTAAAATTATCGGCATCATCGTCGTGTTCGCGAGTGTTCTCGGCGGATACGTGCTTTCTCACGGCAAGATCGCAGCCCTGATCCAGCCCTTCGAGGTCATGATTATCGGTGGCGCCGCGCTGGGGGCGTTCCTCCAGGCGAACCCTGGCTACATGACCATGCACGTGCTCAAGAAGTCCCTGGGGATGTTCGGCTCGCGCTTTTCCCAGACCTTCTACCTGGAAGTGCTGGGGCTGATCTACGAGATCCTCAACAAGAGCCGCCGTGAAGGCATGATGGCGATCGAAGGCGATATCGAAGATGCCGCCGCCAGCCCGATTTTCGCCAAGTACCCGGCCGTGCTCAAAGACGAGCGCATGACCGCGTTCATCTGTGACTACCTGCGCATCATGTCCTCCGGCAACATGGCTCCCCACGAGCTCGAAGGCCTGTTCGACATGGAGCTGTTCAGCCTCAAGGAAGACCTCGAACACCCCTCCCATGCGGTCAACGGCATCGCCGATGGCATGCCGGGTTTCGGTATCGTCGCGGCGGTACTGGGGATCGTGGTGACCATGGCATCCCTGGGCGATGGCGACCAGAAGTCCATCGGCCTGCACGTAGGTGCGGCGCTGGTCGGTACCTTCTTCGGTATTCTCGCGGCCTACGGCTTCTTCGGCCCATTGGCCCATTCCCTGGCGCACGATGCCAAGGAAGAGCTGAACGTCTACGAAGCCATCAAGGCTTCCCTGGTGGCTTCGGCTTCCGGCATGCCGCCATCGCTGGCCGTGGAGTTCGGGCGCAAGGTGCTGTACCCGGCGCACCGTCCAAGCTTTGCCGAGCTGGAACAAGCGGTTCGCGGTCGCTAA
- the motB gene encoding flagellar motor protein MotB — translation MENNQPIIIKRVKRFAGGHHGGAWKIAFADFATAMMAFFLVLWLLSTATPEQKIAIAGYFKDPIGFSESGTPYIIDLGGSPELAPDNTLNPEIKSQPQPDKVTVDTDQVENMAEQVERERLELLLQELQNKVEENPQLQKFKDQILFEITPDGLRIQIIDSENRPMFDSGSARLKPYFEDILLAMADTIKAVPNKISISGHTDAKPYAGTGDFGNWELSANRANAARRALVAGSYPDGQVARVVGYASSSLFDRKDPFNPVNRRIDIVVLTKKAQRAIEGEVAPDAPAPTQGQGAPGEVPADPNALPPEQEPLPAHELRERLNLFEDAAPKTGGATAPAAAPPAAR, via the coding sequence ATGGAAAACAATCAGCCGATTATCATCAAGCGCGTCAAGCGCTTTGCCGGCGGGCATCACGGCGGGGCGTGGAAGATCGCCTTCGCCGACTTCGCCACGGCGATGATGGCGTTCTTCCTGGTGCTGTGGCTGCTGTCCACGGCCACGCCGGAACAGAAGATCGCCATCGCCGGTTACTTCAAGGACCCGATCGGCTTCTCGGAAAGCGGTACGCCCTACATCATCGACCTGGGCGGTTCTCCCGAGCTGGCGCCGGACAATACGCTCAACCCCGAGATCAAGTCGCAGCCTCAGCCAGACAAGGTCACGGTGGATACCGATCAGGTCGAGAACATGGCCGAGCAGGTTGAAAGAGAGCGTCTGGAACTGCTGCTCCAGGAGTTGCAGAACAAGGTCGAAGAGAACCCGCAGCTGCAGAAGTTCAAGGACCAGATCCTGTTCGAGATCACTCCGGACGGCCTGCGCATCCAGATCATCGATTCGGAAAACCGGCCGATGTTCGACTCCGGCAGTGCGCGCCTGAAGCCGTACTTCGAGGACATCCTGCTGGCCATGGCCGACACCATCAAGGCGGTGCCGAACAAGATCAGCATCAGCGGCCATACCGATGCCAAGCCTTATGCGGGCACTGGCGACTTCGGCAACTGGGAGCTTTCGGCCAACCGCGCCAATGCCGCGCGTCGCGCGCTGGTGGCGGGCAGCTACCCGGATGGGCAAGTGGCACGAGTGGTGGGTTATGCCTCGTCGTCGCTGTTCGATCGCAAGGACCCGTTCAACCCGGTCAACCGGCGTATCGACATCGTGGTGCTGACCAAGAAGGCCCAGCGTGCCATCGAGGGTGAAGTTGCCCCCGATGCCCCGGCACCGACCCAGGGCCAGGGCGCGCCGGGCGAAGTGCCGGCGGATCCGAACGCCTTGCCGCCGGAGCAGGAGCCGTTGCCGGCGCATGAGCTGCGTGAGCGTTTGAATCTTTTCGAGGATGCAGCACCGAAGACCGGAGGAGCGACCGCGCCGGCGGCCGCTCCTCCGGCGGCGCGCTGA
- the rsgA gene encoding small ribosomal subunit biogenesis GTPase RsgA: MAKRQLNRRQNWRIEKIQGERAARAAKRESSAVEALEGGDLGPEQTGLVIAHFGVQVEVEAREGELAGQVFRCHLRANLPALVTGDQVVWRPGNQGIGVIVAQLPRHTELCRPDSRGQLKPVAANVDMIVIVFAPLPEPHANLIDRYLVAAEHAGIRPLLLLNKFDLIDEHNAPALNALLAVYRQLSYPVLEVSAHHGNGMEQLQAQLDGRISVFVGQSGVGKSSLVNSLLPNVETRVGPLSELSGQGTHTTTTARLFHFPGGGELIDSPGIREFGLGHVSRADVEAGFIEFNDLLGTCRFRDCKHDREPGCALLKALEDGRIQQQRMNSYRSIIASLPDSSY, encoded by the coding sequence ATGGCCAAACGCCAGCTCAATCGTCGCCAAAACTGGCGCATCGAAAAGATTCAAGGCGAGCGCGCCGCCCGCGCCGCCAAGCGTGAATCCTCCGCCGTGGAAGCACTGGAAGGCGGCGATCTCGGCCCGGAACAGACCGGCCTGGTGATCGCCCACTTCGGCGTCCAGGTAGAGGTCGAGGCACGCGAAGGCGAACTGGCCGGCCAGGTGTTCCGCTGCCACTTGCGCGCCAACCTGCCGGCCCTCGTCACCGGCGACCAGGTGGTCTGGCGCCCGGGCAACCAGGGCATCGGGGTGATCGTCGCGCAACTGCCGCGCCACACCGAGCTGTGCCGCCCGGACAGCCGCGGCCAGCTCAAGCCCGTCGCGGCCAACGTCGACATGATCGTAATCGTCTTCGCCCCGCTGCCCGAGCCGCATGCCAACCTGATCGACCGCTACCTGGTAGCGGCCGAGCACGCCGGCATCCGTCCGCTGCTGCTGCTCAACAAGTTCGACCTGATCGACGAGCACAACGCACCGGCCCTGAACGCCTTGCTGGCGGTCTATCGGCAACTGAGCTATCCGGTGCTGGAAGTCTCGGCTCACCACGGCAATGGCATGGAGCAGTTGCAAGCGCAACTGGACGGGCGCATCAGCGTGTTCGTCGGCCAGTCGGGCGTGGGCAAGTCGTCGCTGGTGAACAGCCTGCTGCCCAACGTGGAAACCCGCGTCGGCCCCTTGTCGGAACTGTCCGGCCAGGGCACCCACACCACCACCACCGCGCGCCTGTTCCACTTTCCGGGTGGTGGCGAACTGATCGACTCCCCGGGGATTCGCGAATTCGGCCTGGGCCACGTCAGCCGCGCCGATGTCGAGGCAGGCTTCATCGAATTCAACGACCTGCTGGGCACCTGCCGCTTCCGCGACTGCAAACATGACCGCGAACCGGGCTGCGCCCTGCTCAAGGCCCTGGAAGACGGCCGCATCCAGCAGCAACGGATGAACAGCTATCGCTCGATCATCGCCAGCCTGCCGGATAGCAGCTATTAA
- the orn gene encoding oligoribonuclease, with the protein MQNPQNLIWIDLEMTGLNPDTDVIIEMATIVTDSNLNTLAEGPVIAIHQSDEILAGMDEWNTRQHGGSGLTQRVRESRISMAEAEAQTIAFLEQWVPKGKSPICGNSICQDRRFLYRHMKTLESYFHYRNLDVSTLKELAARWAPEVRDSFKKGSTHLALDDIRESIAELQHYRKHFIKL; encoded by the coding sequence ATGCAAAACCCGCAGAATCTGATCTGGATCGATCTGGAAATGACCGGTCTGAACCCTGACACCGACGTCATCATCGAGATGGCCACCATCGTTACCGACAGCAATCTCAATACCTTGGCGGAAGGCCCGGTCATCGCCATCCACCAGAGCGATGAAATCCTCGCGGGCATGGATGAGTGGAACACCCGCCAGCACGGCGGCTCCGGTCTGACCCAACGGGTGCGCGAAAGCCGCATCAGCATGGCCGAGGCGGAAGCGCAGACCATCGCCTTCCTCGAGCAGTGGGTGCCCAAGGGCAAGTCGCCGATCTGTGGCAACAGCATCTGCCAGGACCGGCGTTTCCTGTATCGCCATATGAAGACGCTGGAAAGCTACTTCCACTACCGCAACCTGGACGTTTCCACCCTCAAGGAGCTGGCCGCCCGTTGGGCGCCGGAGGTGCGCGACAGTTTCAAGAAAGGCAGCACCCACCTGGCGCTGGACGACATCCGCGAATCCATAGCCGAGCTGCAGCATTACCGCAAGCACTTCATCAAGCTCTGA
- a CDS encoding trimeric intracellular cation channel family protein — MMLLMLYLIAITAEAMTGALSAGRRGMDWFGVVLIACVTALGGGSVRDVLLGHYPLTWVKHPEYLVLTSVAALVTIFIAPLMRHLRSLFLVLDAVGLVAFTLIGCMTALEMGHGMLVASVSGVITGVFGGILRDIFCNDIPLIFRRELYASVSFAAAWCYMLCIYLQLPGEQSILITLFGGFLLRLLAIRFHWEMPKFVYNDEQ; from the coding sequence ATCATGCTGCTGATGCTCTACCTGATTGCCATTACCGCCGAAGCCATGACTGGCGCGCTGTCTGCCGGGCGTCGCGGCATGGACTGGTTCGGTGTGGTGCTGATCGCCTGCGTCACGGCCCTGGGTGGCGGTTCGGTGCGCGACGTGCTGCTGGGGCATTATCCGCTGACCTGGGTCAAGCACCCGGAATACCTGGTGCTGACTTCGGTCGCGGCTCTGGTGACGATCTTTATTGCCCCCCTGATGCGCCATCTGCGCTCGCTGTTCCTGGTGCTCGACGCCGTGGGCCTGGTGGCGTTTACCCTGATCGGTTGCATGACCGCCCTGGAAATGGGCCACGGCATGCTGGTGGCCTCGGTCAGCGGAGTGATCACCGGGGTGTTCGGCGGCATCCTGCGGGACATTTTCTGCAATGACATCCCGCTGATCTTCCGGCGTGAGCTGTATGCCAGCGTCTCGTTCGCCGCGGCCTGGTGCTACATGCTCTGCATCTATCTGCAGTTGCCGGGCGAACAGTCGATCCTCATCACCCTGTTCGGCGGCTTTCTATTGCGCTTGCTGGCGATCCGGTTTCACTGGGAAATGCCCAAGTTCGTCTACAACGACGAGCAGTGA